ATATTATCTCTTTTTCTTTAGGTGTTTTCTTTTTAATTATTATTTTTAAAATGGGATTAATAAAGTTTGATGAGGCTATAGAGTATGACTACAGAAGACAAAGTGAATGGGCGCCTGTTATGTGGCACTTTTGGCTAATGCTTTGTGTAGCTAGTGCAGTATTTACAGTACAACTTCTTAGAGATATATTAGAAGAAGTTTATTACTTTTTTACTGGATTACCATTAATTGAAAAGGAGATTAAAGATGATTAGTGTTGAATTATTAACAGTTATACTTTTAGCTTTTATTTTAATTTTCTTTGCACTTGGAGCACCTGTTGGACTTGCACTTGGTGGTATTGCTATGATGGTTGGTTATTTTACATGGGGTGATGGTATATTCAATGTTATCCCAACTACTATTGAAGCAACATTTTTTAGTTTTATTTTACTAGCTATTCCACTTTATATTTATATGGGACAACTCTTAACCCACTCTGGTATTGGTGATGCTATGTTCAAAGCTAGCCAGATGGTTATTGGTAGAATTAGAGGTTCACTTGCTATTAGTGTTGTTTTCATTTGTTCTATGATTGGTGCAATGGTTGGTATTATTGGTGCAGGAATTATGAGTTCAGGAAGTATTGCTTTAAAGCCTATGCTTGATGCTGGATATAATAAAAGACTTGCTCTTGGAACTATTATGGCTGGTGGTGCTTTAGGTATTTTAATTCCACCTAGTATTCCAATGATTATGTTTGCAGCTTCAACTCAAAACTCAGTAGGAAGAATGTTCCTAGGAGCTATGGTACCTGCTGCTATAACTGTTACTCTTTTAGTTGCATATATAATAATTAGCTCTATTATCAAACCACAAAATGCTCCTTTATTAAGTGAAAATAATCCTGGTTTACCAAAACTAAAAGGAAAAGAAAAACTTAGAGTATTTAGAGATGGTTTCCTTTCTATTGGTCTTATTTTTGTTGT
This window of the Arcobacter sp. CECT 8983 genome carries:
- a CDS encoding TRAP transporter large permease subunit, with the translated sequence MISVELLTVILLAFILIFFALGAPVGLALGGIAMMVGYFTWGDGIFNVIPTTIEATFFSFILLAIPLYIYMGQLLTHSGIGDAMFKASQMVIGRIRGSLAISVVFICSMIGAMVGIIGAGIMSSGSIALKPMLDAGYNKRLALGTIMAGGALGILIPPSIPMIMFAASTQNSVGRMFLGAMVPAAITVTLLVAYIIISSIIKPQNAPLLSENNPGLPKLKGKEKLRVFRDGFLSIGLIFVVLGSIISGIATPTESGALGVAGAILLAIFFKRFKLEMMRTVGLQTGILVSVAMWIILGASVFSNFHLLMGIQGMISDFTHGLDLPPIMIIIMFQLIMLFLGFIIDEFIIVLMCAPLFTPIAVSLGYDPIWFGVLMIINILIAVQTPPYGFALFYLKGIAPPEIGMGEIYKSVAPFILVNLIVLITCMIFPEIVLWLPDKVMG